The following are encoded together in the Prionailurus viverrinus isolate Anna chromosome B3, UM_Priviv_1.0, whole genome shotgun sequence genome:
- the LOC125168255 gene encoding olfactory receptor 4K1-like, which translates to MDEGNKSVVTEFILLGLSSSQDIQLFLFFFFSVFYGAAVLGNILIILTVITDSRLHSPMYFLLSNLSFIDVCQATFATPKMIADFLNEHKTITFQGCMSQIFFLHVFGGSEMVLLVAMAYDRYIAICKPLHYITVMSRRVCTILVGVSWTIGIVHSASHLAFTVNLPFCGPNKVDNFFCDLPLVIKLACLETYVLEILVLTNSGLLSLICFLLLLISYTIILATVHQQASGGTSKALSTLSAHITVVVLFFGPLIFIYIWPFESFPIDKFISVFFTVFTPVLNPMIYTLRNKDVKEAMKKLRNRHVGSKQVF; encoded by the coding sequence CAATAAATCAGTGGttactgaattcattttgttGGGCCTGTCTAGCTCTCAAGATATTcaactcttcctcttctttttcttctctgtgttttatGGAGCTGCGGTTTTGGGAAACATCCTTATCATCCTCACAGTAATTACAGACTCTCGCTTACATTCcccaatgtattttcttcttagcaATCTCTCCTTTATTGATGTGTGTCAGGCTACATTTGCCACCCCCAAGATGATTGCAGATTTCCTCAATGAACACAAGACCATCACCTTCCAGGGATGCATGTCACAAATCTTTTTCTTGCATGTTTTTGGGGGTAGTGAGATGGTGCTTCTTGTTGCCATGGCCTATGATAGATATATTGCTATTTGCAAACCTCTGCACTACATTACCGTCATGAGCCGAAGGGTGTGCACTATTCTGGTGGGAGTCTCCTGGACCATTGGTATTGTGCATTCAGCCAGCCACCTGGCATTCACAGTCAATCTTCCTTTCTGTGGACCCAATAAGGTAGACAATTTCTTTTGTGATCTTCCTCTTGTGATCAAGCTTGCCTGCTTAGAAACATATGTTTTAGAGATTCTCGTGCTAACCAACAGTGGCCTGCTCTCTCTTATCTGCTTCctccttttgctcatttcttaTACTATCATCCTTGCTACTGTCCATCAGCAAGCCTCTGGTGGGACATCCAAGGCACTTTCCACCCTGTCTGCCCACATCACTGTTGTGGTTTTGTTCTTTGGCCCATTAATCTTCATTTATATTTGGCCTTTTGAAAGCTTCCCAATTgataaatttatttctgtgttttttactGTCTTCACTCCTGTCCTTAACCCCATGATCTACACATTGAGGAATAAAGATGTAAAGGAAGCCATGAAAAAGCTACGGAACCGACATGTGGGTTCTAAGCAAGTCTTCTAG